A single genomic interval of Bradyrhizobium sp. AZCC 1693 harbors:
- a CDS encoding SDR family oxidoreductase — MKIVIIGGTGLIGSKLAPLLRSRGHDVLQASPSRGVNAVTGEGLQPALAGIDIVVDVSNSPSFEDKAVLHFFETGTRNLIAAAKQAGVRHCIALSVVGTDRLESSGYFRAKLAQERLIENSGLAYTILRATQFFEFVGAVADSGRRDGEVHVSSQLMQPLLSDEVAVALADVTVGEPANGIREVAGPEVAPLADFVGRWLRKQGDTGRIVAGADVPYFGAPLALRTLVPDDGARIMPTRFDDWLGRAAFRSSQ; from the coding sequence ATGAAGATCGTTATCATCGGCGGTACAGGTCTCATCGGGTCGAAGTTGGCTCCGTTGCTGCGGTCGCGCGGTCATGATGTGCTGCAGGCGTCGCCGAGCAGGGGCGTCAACGCCGTGACCGGGGAGGGACTGCAACCGGCGCTTGCAGGCATCGACATCGTCGTTGACGTGTCGAATTCGCCATCGTTCGAGGACAAGGCGGTGCTGCACTTCTTCGAGACGGGGACGCGCAACCTGATCGCGGCTGCGAAGCAGGCCGGCGTGCGGCACTGCATTGCGCTGTCGGTCGTCGGCACCGACCGGCTCGAGAGTAGCGGCTATTTCCGTGCCAAGCTCGCACAGGAGCGCCTGATCGAAAATTCCGGCCTGGCCTACACGATCCTGCGTGCCACCCAGTTCTTCGAGTTCGTCGGCGCGGTCGCGGATTCCGGGCGCAGGGATGGCGAGGTCCATGTCTCCAGCCAGTTGATGCAGCCGTTGCTTTCCGACGAGGTCGCGGTTGCGCTCGCCGATGTAACCGTTGGCGAGCCCGCCAACGGCATCCGTGAGGTCGCGGGTCCCGAAGTGGCGCCGCTTGCGGACTTCGTCGGCCGCTGGCTCCGCAAGCAGGGCGATACCGGCAGGATCGTGGCGGGCGCCGACGTGCCGTATTTCGGTGCACCGCTCGCGTTGCGAACGCTGGTGCCGGACGACGGCGCTCGGATCATGCCGACGCGTTTTGACGATTGGCTGGGCAGGGCGGCGTTTCGCTCCTCGCAATGA
- a CDS encoding nitroreductase, which translates to MDFETLVQTRKSVRGFTREPVSRAVIEDIIEVAKRAPSSMNTQPWHIHVLAGEPLEEVRRRNMEEMIAGAKPKRDIISHGEYQGVHRGRQVDIAKKLFAVMGIARDDKPMRQDWVLRGFRQFDAPVSLVLTYDKILDPGAVCHFDLGALCYGIVLAAWDRGLGSVINGQGIMRSDIVREVANIPEDEVIMTCVAMGYPDDSFPANAVRSDREPNGDFVRYVGFSE; encoded by the coding sequence ATGGATTTCGAGACGCTGGTTCAGACCCGCAAAAGCGTACGCGGGTTCACCAGGGAGCCGGTTTCCCGCGCCGTCATCGAGGACATCATCGAGGTCGCCAAGCGCGCGCCCTCGTCGATGAACACCCAGCCCTGGCATATCCACGTCCTGGCCGGCGAGCCGCTGGAGGAAGTGCGCCGCCGCAACATGGAGGAGATGATCGCAGGCGCCAAGCCGAAGCGCGACATCATCAGCCATGGCGAATACCAGGGCGTTCACCGCGGCCGGCAGGTCGATATCGCGAAAAAATTGTTCGCCGTGATGGGCATCGCACGTGACGACAAGCCGATGCGGCAGGACTGGGTGCTGCGCGGCTTCCGGCAGTTCGACGCGCCGGTCTCGCTGGTCCTGACCTATGACAAAATTCTCGATCCCGGCGCGGTGTGCCACTTCGATCTTGGCGCGCTCTGCTACGGCATCGTGCTCGCCGCCTGGGATCGCGGGCTTGGCAGCGTCATCAACGGGCAGGGCATCATGCGCTCGGATATCGTGCGCGAGGTCGCCAATATCCCTGAGGACGAGGTCATCATGACCTGCGTCGCGATGGGCTACCCCGACGACAGCTTTCCGGCCAACGCGGTGCGCTCCGATCGCGAGCCCAACGGCGATTTCGTGCGTTATGTCGGGTTCTCCGAGTGA
- a CDS encoding methyl-accepting chemotaxis protein: MKIGTLLTTAIVSLSAVGGGLAVYVAASKYQIMDKVSVAQSRLELVRAVGEIPRYMNPERGFATNIMFGPPTVDPKLLAELDKYRKNTDGARDKMNKVKATLPGAIDDSAAVGSSIDALNTQFAALRTAMDKALSGPAEARRDAAKKIVSDNSVFNKAVTTLLDEQVRKIALLDGTAYRQASYANIAWTLRDVGGLNSSLHKNLIGGNRVATEAEKMEISRSQGRNDQILMSLQELRGNPSTPANVAAALDKMNAAYVDRFGKELKLVKDGAVSGKYEHDMETYYAETQLGLASIITVRDAFYDNAEQVLGDAYSSARFSFLIALAGLAAVVTASGALIAMVRRRVCKPIIDLTATMSRLASGDVSGEIAGAGRSDEIGAMSAAVGVFKDSMIEAERLAAEKATENDGKMRRAQVLDELTRVFEAKVTELVGGLSSASSIMEDTAQSMSSTATLTNRQAAIVAAASEQTSANVQTVASATEELASSISEIGRQVAQSTEIAARAVDNARRTGDTARSLADGAQKIGDVVTLIQSIAAQTNLLALNATIEAARAGDAGRGFAVVASEVKSLAGQTAKATTEISEQIAAIQAASDQTVTAIQNVANVIAEIDQIGTAIAAAIEEQGSATKEISRSVQEAARGTQEVNSNITGVQKAADDTGAAANQVLGAAEQLSSQSQDLAGQVNRFLSEVRAA, translated from the coding sequence ATGAAAATCGGTACCCTCCTGACCACTGCCATCGTCTCGCTTTCCGCCGTCGGCGGCGGGCTCGCCGTCTATGTGGCGGCTTCGAAGTACCAGATCATGGACAAGGTCTCGGTCGCGCAGAGCCGGCTGGAGTTGGTGCGCGCGGTCGGCGAGATCCCGCGCTACATGAATCCCGAGCGCGGCTTTGCCACCAACATCATGTTCGGACCTCCCACCGTGGATCCGAAGCTGCTCGCCGAACTCGACAAATATCGCAAGAACACCGATGGGGCGCGCGACAAGATGAACAAGGTCAAGGCGACCTTGCCGGGCGCGATCGATGACAGTGCCGCAGTCGGCAGCAGCATCGATGCCCTGAATACCCAATTCGCGGCGCTGCGCACAGCCATGGACAAGGCCCTCTCCGGTCCGGCGGAAGCCCGCCGCGATGCCGCCAAGAAAATCGTCTCCGACAACTCGGTCTTCAACAAGGCAGTCACGACGCTGCTCGACGAGCAGGTGCGCAAGATCGCGCTGCTGGACGGCACGGCCTACCGGCAAGCAAGCTACGCCAATATCGCCTGGACGCTACGCGACGTCGGCGGTCTCAACTCGAGCCTGCACAAGAATCTCATCGGCGGCAACCGGGTAGCCACCGAAGCCGAGAAGATGGAGATCAGCCGCTCGCAGGGGCGAAACGATCAGATTCTGATGTCACTGCAGGAATTGCGCGGCAACCCCTCCACGCCGGCCAATGTGGCCGCGGCGCTCGACAAGATGAACGCGGCCTATGTCGATCGCTTCGGCAAGGAGCTGAAGCTCGTCAAGGATGGCGCCGTCAGCGGCAAATATGAACACGATATGGAGACCTACTACGCGGAGACGCAACTCGGTCTTGCGTCCATCATTACGGTTCGCGACGCCTTCTACGACAACGCTGAACAGGTGCTCGGTGACGCCTATTCCTCCGCGCGCTTCAGCTTCCTGATTGCGCTCGCAGGCCTTGCCGCGGTCGTCACCGCGAGCGGCGCGCTGATCGCGATGGTGCGCCGTCGTGTCTGCAAGCCGATCATCGACCTCACCGCCACCATGTCACGGCTGGCCAGCGGCGACGTATCCGGTGAAATCGCCGGTGCCGGGCGCAGCGATGAGATCGGCGCGATGTCTGCTGCCGTAGGTGTCTTCAAGGACAGCATGATCGAGGCGGAACGGCTCGCCGCCGAGAAGGCCACCGAGAACGACGGCAAGATGCGCCGCGCCCAGGTGCTCGACGAACTCACCCGCGTGTTCGAAGCCAAGGTCACCGAACTCGTCGGCGGACTGTCGTCGGCCTCGTCCATCATGGAAGACACCGCGCAGTCGATGTCATCGACCGCAACCCTCACCAACCGACAGGCGGCCATCGTCGCCGCCGCTTCCGAACAGACTTCCGCCAATGTGCAGACGGTGGCGAGCGCCACCGAGGAACTGGCCTCCTCGATCTCGGAAATCGGCCGCCAGGTCGCACAATCGACCGAAATCGCCGCCCGCGCGGTCGACAATGCGCGGCGCACCGGCGACACCGCCCGCTCGCTCGCCGACGGCGCGCAGAAGATCGGCGACGTCGTGACGTTGATCCAGAGCATTGCCGCGCAGACCAACCTCTTGGCGCTGAACGCGACCATCGAAGCCGCGCGTGCCGGCGATGCCGGGCGCGGCTTTGCCGTCGTCGCCTCCGAAGTCAAATCGCTGGCCGGCCAGACTGCGAAGGCCACCACCGAAATCTCCGAACAGATCGCCGCTATCCAGGCGGCGAGCGACCAGACCGTGACGGCGATCCAGAACGTCGCCAACGTGATCGCCGAAATCGACCAGATCGGCACCGCGATTGCGGCTGCGATCGAGGAACAGGGCTCCGCGACCAAGGAAATCTCGCGCAGCGTGCAGGAAGCGGCGCGCGGCACCCAAGAGGTCAATTCCAACATCACCGGCGTCCAGAAGGCCGCCGACGACACCGGCGCCGCCGCCAATCAGGTGCTCGGCGCGGCCGAGCAATTGTCCTCGCAGTCCCAGGATCTGGCCGGACAGGTCAACCGCTTCTTGTCGGAGGTGCGTGCGGCGTAA